From the Candidatus Hinthialibacter antarcticus genome, the window ACATGCGGTGGTTGAAATTATCGCCGTCGTCAGCCGCGACGTAGATGTACCACTTGCCGCGCAGGTAGTGCAGTTCGGGCGCCCACAGTTCTTTGGAGTGCGCCGTGTTTTCGGGCGGCGTCCACACGGCGGCGGGCGTCGCGTTGCCGATGTCTTCGAGATGCTGGGCGCGGCTCACCCAGATGCGATTTCTTCGCGAGTAACAATAGAAGTAGGAACCGTCCCGCTGCGTCACCCACGGGTCCGCGCCGGATTCAGCGATGGGGTTGGTGAAGGTCGGCTCTGTTTGTGAATGCGTCGTTTCGGCTTGAAGAAACAAGCAGCAAGCGAAAACCAACACGCAAATTTGTACAATAAAAGTGGTTCTTCCGGTATTTGGATGCTTTATCACAAATTGAATTGCGTTTTTTTGACGCTTTTTCTTAAATTCTTGATCTTTCGCTGTATCAGGCATGGGTACAACTCTGCTCGCTTCAGTGCGGGCTTTCAAGCCCTTATGCACAGGCGCTCCCAGAGTTCCACCCTTACCTGATTGGTTTGTCAATTTTTGAAATACCGGAGCCTGTTTCTGAATAAATATTATGTCCATCCATCAATGTACGGGCTCACTTACCGGATGAACCTTAATTTCGGTTCTTCCGTAAATTGGATACTTTTTTTTATAATTCGCTGTATCAGGCATGGGTACAACTCTGCTCGCTTCAGTGCGGGCTTTCAAGCCCTTATGCACAGGCGCTCCCAGAGTTGCACCCATGCTTGATTGGTTTATCAATTTTTGAAATACCGGAGCCTGTTTCTGAATAAAAATTATAGCCATCCATCAATGTAAGTACTCAATTACCGGATGAACCATAAAAGTTTTGTTTTTCAAGATGATTTATTCTCCGATGCGGTTGTATAACTTCGCCAGGCGGCGGGCGTGTTCGTCGTAGGCGGCTTCAAACAACGCGGCGGCGCGTTCGGCGCCGATCACAGCTGCGCCAGTCAACACCTTGGGCGGATGGCCCGCTTCGGTGAGGTGCGCCGCCACTTCGGCTTTGATGCAATTGATTAACGCGCATCCACCAATGGTCGAGCCGGGCGCGACCGGCGTTTCCAGCCCGTCGATCTTGACCATAGCGTCGCCTACGGGCGCTCCGGTGTCGAGCACGATGTCGGCGCAGTCTTGTAACCTAACGCCGTCGGGGTGCTTGCTGGGAGTCGCATCCGCGTGTTTTTTACTGATGATGGCGACCACCTTGACGCCGCGTTTTTGAAACCCCTGCGCCATTTCAATCGGCACTAGGTTCGCCCCGCTCGACGACGCCACCAATGCGCTGTCTTGCGGGCTGAAATCGAAGTTGCGTAAGATGCGCTCAGCGAACCCCGGCACGTTTTCTAAGAACATCGCCTGACGCTGCCCGTTCGCCCCCACCACCGGATGATGAAAGGTCAGCGATAATTCAACGATGGGATTGAAGCCGGGGAACGAGCCGTATCGCGGCCACATTTCTTCAACCAGAATGCGGCTGTGGCCGGAACCGAACAGGTGCACCATTCGGCCCGCAAGAATGCTTTGGGTAAATAAATCGGCCGCCTGATGAATGGTCTCGCGTTGTTGCTCCACGCAATCGAGCAAGCCGCGGCACTGGCTGATGTAATCTGTAATGGGAGATAGCGTCATGGTTTTATTTATCCAACATTGAGAATTAGATAATTCTGTTTACTTTTGCTGGGGCGATTGAGCGCCTCATCGAACGATTCGAAAAACGTACAACTTGGTCCCTTCTCCCTTTGGGAGAAGGGTAGGATGAGGGATTCTTTCATACAGCGTTTTATGTTGAAGCAGCGGTAAGGCCGCCCCTCACCCCAGCCCTCTCCCAGGGGGAGAGGGAGTAGGCCGTGCAATTTTTAACCTGTATTCATGCGCGTTCGCCGTCGCAAACCGACCAGCCGCCGTCGACCGCCAAGACCTGCCCGGTGACATAGCGCGAGGCGTCGGACAAAAAGTAAACCACGGCGGCGTCGAGGTCGGAAGGCTGCCCTCCGCGCCCGCCCTGCAGCGGCTGGCGACGCGCCGCGAATTGCATAATCTCATCGTCGCCGAATGCGCGTTTTGACATGGGCGTTTCGGTCAGACCCGGCGCCAGCGCGTTGATGCGAATATCATGCGGCGCATAATACGCCGACGTTGCGCGCACCATGCCAACCACGGCGGCTTTGGCGGTCGCATAGGCGTGGGTGGAAAAAAACGCGGGCGAAGGCGAATCCCAAAGCGAAGACGACAGGTTGAGAATGGCGCCGCCTTGCTGTTGTTTCATCAATTGTTTTAGCGCCGCCCGGTTGGAATAAAACATCGAGGTCAGGTTGAGTTGCAGGGTGTAGTCCCAGCCTTCGTCGCTGGCTTCATGCAGCGGCCCGTCGCCCATGCGGCGCCCGCTGCCGCCCGCGACGTGATATAAGCCGTGCAAGGCGCCGAAGCGCTCGACGGCGGTTTCAACCGCTTGCTGCGCGAGTTCTGGCTGCATGGCGTCGCCGGAAATCACCACCGCCGCATTGCCCAGCTGCGTTCGCGCGGCCTCCAGATATTCATCGTCGCGCCCGGCGACGACTACATTTGCGCCTGCGTTCAAACACGCCAACGCGCCCGACAACCCCAGGCCGCTGGTGCCGCCGATGATAACGATTGATTGGTCTTGTAGCGAAATTACGTCCATAGTGCGCAGCATACCGCAAGGCTATTCTGTCATCCAGCGGTGAAATTGTTTTGGTGAATTATCGTAATATACCTTGCTATCCATTGAGCGAACCAAACAACCCAATGATGTAGCGGGCCGGGCGATTGACTCTTCATTTAGAATAGAGGCTACGTGTTATTTAGCAGTTTTTTGATTCTGTTAGGCATTATCTTATTGTATTACGGCGGCGAACTGCTGGTTTCTAACTCCGTACGCCTCGCCCGTTTGTGGGGCATGAGCCCGCTGACCATCGGCCTGACCGTCGTTGCTTTCGGCACCTCCAGCCCCGAACTCGCCGCGACGCTGGTCGCGTCATTTCGCGATGCGTCTGCGATTGCGGTCGGCGCGGTAATCGGTTCTAACATTTCAAACATCGCCCTCATTCTGGGCTTGTCCGCGCTGATCTACCCCATCCCCTCGAAGCGAAAATTCAACCGCCGCGAGATGCCGTTTATGATCTTCACCAGCGCGTTGGTGCTGCCGCTTTTTATCGGCGGCGTATTGTCGCGTTGGGACGGTTTAATCTTATTGGGATTCTTGGCGTTCTATCTTTGGTATGTCCTAAAACATAGCAATGAAGCGCCGCCGCCCGTCGAAATCGACCTGGAAGCGCTCGAAGCCGCGCCGCAAGTTCCCGTCTGGGGCGCGCTGCTTGGCGTATTGGTTGGCATCGGGTTATTGACCGGCGGCGCACAGAGCCTGGTCGAAGGCGCGTCAAGCATCGCCCTCAGTTTCGGCATCCCCGAAAAAGTGATTGGCCTCACCCTGGTCGCGTTTGGCACCAGCCTGCCTGAACTCGCCAGTTGCGTCGTCGCCGCTATGCGCAAAGAGGGCGATATCATTCTGGGCAACATTGTCGGGTCGAATATTTTCAACGTTCTTTGTATTCTCGGTACGGCGGCGGTGTGCAAACCGTTGGCGCTGCCCATGGCGGAAATCACCATCGACTATGGCGTGATGATGGCGTTTAGTTTGATTCTGGTCCCGTTTTTACTGACAGGCGTCTCGCTGCGCCGCGTTGAAGGCGCGTTCTTGTTTCTGGGTTACGTCAGCTATGTGTTTTATTTGTATGTGTTGATGTAGCGGGCGCCTTTTTTCTAAACATCTTTCCATTCATACCGTTCGCGCAATTCATTATGCCAATTACGCTTCACGATTCTTTCGTGTTGCAGCCTTCCAACAATGATCCCAGGGTGAACATCAATTTGGCGGGAAAACTCGACAATGGAACCGAGATCAAAGCGTGTTTTTTTCACAAAGGCTTCGTAAGCATTTGAGGGAACAAGCATGTCGCGGGCAAATGCGTCCGCTTCATCCTCACGAGTGTTTTTTATGTTATTCTCTATGATTACATCTTTGATTGAATGACGCAGAATATGGCCGAGTTCATGAAATAAGCTAAACCAAAAAATATCCGCCCAGCAGTATCGAATCGTCATCATCAATACGACTTTGTCTTCCCGTAATTGAAAGGTCGCTCCATGCGCTTTGGTTTTGGGAAAATGAGGACAAACAACCAACGCCACGCCGCATGACGCAAGATGGTCTATTAATTCAGGCAAAAACTCATCTGGCTGGTAATTCGTTAAATTGCGAATGGGTTCAATTTTTGCTTTCAGTGTCTTTTTTTCAAATGGTTTGCAATCAACGTGGGCGGCGCGACGTTCTCCTAAGCGAATCCAAGCCGCCAATGCCTCAGAAGAATAGTCATTCGCTGCACCCAAACGGTACGCCGGTTGGAATCGTTGCAGCGTAGAGATCGTTTTGAGCGACATGGTTCCAAAGAAATTCAGCAGTTCACGCACTTTGTCAATCGGTTTTGTTTTCTTTTCGACTTCCCCGAGTTTCACCAATTGGCTATAGCAAAATCTA encodes:
- a CDS encoding SDR family oxidoreductase, translated to MLRTMDVISLQDQSIVIIGGTSGLGLSGALACLNAGANVVVAGRDDEYLEAARTQLGNAAVVISGDAMQPELAQQAVETAVERFGALHGLYHVAGGSGRRMGDGPLHEASDEGWDYTLQLNLTSMFYSNRAALKQLMKQQQGGAILNLSSSLWDSPSPAFFSTHAYATAKAAVVGMVRATSAYYAPHDIRINALAPGLTETPMSKRAFGDDEIMQFAARRQPLQGGRGGQPSDLDAAVVYFLSDASRYVTGQVLAVDGGWSVCDGERA
- a CDS encoding calcium/sodium antiporter, with amino-acid sequence MLFSSFLILLGIILLYYGGELLVSNSVRLARLWGMSPLTIGLTVVAFGTSSPELAATLVASFRDASAIAVGAVIGSNISNIALILGLSALIYPIPSKRKFNRREMPFMIFTSALVLPLFIGGVLSRWDGLILLGFLAFYLWYVLKHSNEAPPPVEIDLEALEAAPQVPVWGALLGVLVGIGLLTGGAQSLVEGASSIALSFGIPEKVIGLTLVAFGTSLPELASCVVAAMRKEGDIILGNIVGSNIFNVLCILGTAAVCKPLALPMAEITIDYGVMMAFSLILVPFLLTGVSLRRVEGAFLFLGYVSYVFYLYVLM
- a CDS encoding SIS domain-containing protein; the encoded protein is MTLSPITDYISQCRGLLDCVEQQRETIHQAADLFTQSILAGRMVHLFGSGHSRILVEEMWPRYGSFPGFNPIVELSLTFHHPVVGANGQRQAMFLENVPGFAERILRNFDFSPQDSALVASSSGANLVPIEMAQGFQKRGVKVVAIISKKHADATPSKHPDGVRLQDCADIVLDTGAPVGDAMVKIDGLETPVAPGSTIGGCALINCIKAEVAAHLTEAGHPPKVLTGAAVIGAERAAALFEAAYDEHARRLAKLYNRIGE
- a CDS encoding HigA family addiction module antitoxin — protein: MKTNNIPLEGDFHSNLPIPPGEYLEEVIEDLGMSKSELARRLERPAPKLSAIFKGEKAITPDTALRLQQVVGVPAHIWTGLEAEYRLALARLDEEKQAERLKDEIHFVPRFCYSQLVKLGEVEKKTKPIDKVRELLNFFGTMSLKTISTLQRFQPAYRLGAANDYSSEALAAWIRLGERRAAHVDCKPFEKKTLKAKIEPIRNLTNYQPDEFLPELIDHLASCGVALVVCPHFPKTKAHGATFQLREDKVVLMMTIRYCWADIFWFSLFHELGHILRHSIKDVIIENNIKNTREDEADAFARDMLVPSNAYEAFVKKTRFDLGSIVEFSRQIDVHPGIIVGRLQHERIVKRNWHNELRERYEWKDV